The Phycodurus eques isolate BA_2022a chromosome 5, UOR_Pequ_1.1, whole genome shotgun sequence DNA segment tGTGTACGtatcaacagtaaatattctccaatTTCTGCAGTCCTTCATGAAAGTTGTTTTGCAGTTAACTCTAACGTAAAATGTTTTATCCAATTATCTGATTAATCGATGGAATAATaagttctaaaaatatttgatagctgcagctagatgtgcaacaattaatcgattaatccaCAACTAATTATAAAATTGatgaataattgttttgttaattGAGAAATTATTTCAAGACCTTTTCTAACTAAAAATGTTCCAACTTAGAATTTCAGCCGTGAGAGTAAATATTCAACTATTTCGGTAGTccttaatttgaaataatgtactgttttgtaataaagggatggaaataaaaaaaaaaaaatctgattcaattaataaaaaaaaatcattaactgattttgatgattaaaatcgttgttagttgcagccctaatgaAAACATAATAAAGGGGATTGTAAATATACTGGTTTTATAGTGTAATAATTGTAGATTGGGCCAAGTAGAGTCACTACAACAGTAGCGgtgtatgtgtgcctttaaggggtgtgacCTAGTGAGCGATGTCAGGAACATGGTCGGCTAGTCATTGTTTGAGCATCTGGGTGTACATTTTGGCTTAAAGTTGCTGTTCTGCATTGGcaacttttgctgtttttttcatttttacttgagCAGCTATGTatctaagtcaaggtaccacgtTGCATGGTTAGGTTTTGTAGCAGTCGGAGATCTCAACAAGTTATTTTTGCCACCTTTATTTATCGAGGTGAAGCAAttaagaacagattctcatttgcgatgccgacctggctgcagacagccgagttaaagcaaagcaaatacaaaaaaatacagttttgtTTGACCCCTAAAAATGGCTAAAGTGacaaattatttgtgtgttttttggacatacttggcaaataaagatgattctgattctaaaatgactgtttcaaatcaaaatggcagatttccttctttttaagcatgatttgtgtaaaaaaaaaaaataataatttttttttatttttatggagGGCTGCAAGGTGCAGGGATGAGCAGGTCCAAGTCCAACGAGGATAAAAGATCCACATGGCCTGCGGTCGCTCGACTAACACGCAGTTGCAGCAGTACCGGGTCTAAGGACTCTGGACCGGGCCAGTACAGGAAACAACGCAAGAAGCAGTCGCACTCTGCACTGACTCAGGACCTCAGTCAGATGAGCGTAAGCGGGCAGGGAGGCCTGACTGCCAGGTGGGAAAACTTTTGATTCTTTGAGAATCATATTATGACTTCATCTTTGAAACTCTCCTTGGGTCTTCTCTTGGCTTCTTCAGTGAAGGAAAGCAGTTAGGTCAACGTCAAGATGGCCCCTCTTTGGCCAAATCTGGTGGCGGCCTGGCCTCCGTGGCCCATCGGATGAAGATGGGTCGCTGTAAGAACATTGTGGTGGTGGCAGGAGCCGGAATCAGCACCGCCAGCGGAATTCCCGACTTCAGGTTTGTGTTCTGGCCCctcttttatttcataattgGAGCGCCCTCTTCAACTGGCTACTGGCTTTTGTCAGAACTCCAGGAACGGGCCTTTACGCCAACTTGGAGGCATACAACATCCCCTACCCGGAAGCCATTTTCAACGTCGACTACTTCTCCAACGACCCACAGCCTTTCTTCTCTCTGGCCAAGGTGCTCTATCCCGGGAGCCACAGACCCAACTACATCCACTTCTTCATCCGCATGCTGCACCACAAGGGCCTGCTGCTCCGCGTCTACACGCAGAACATCGACGGCCTGGAGAAATGTGAGTGCCGCATGTAAAAATACAACTGGGCATCTTTCCAGTAGGCCACATTGAATTTGACAGAAGTGGTCAGGACTTTGCTAGTAGTGGGCTTCCATCaatcctccatccattttctatagcacatcctcattaggatcgcgggtgggctggagcctagcccagctgactttgggccagagGTGGGGTACGTCCTGGACCGGTCGCCaatcaatcgcaggacacatatagacaaacaagcattaattgacactcacattcacacctatggccaatttagattCCTCCATGAACCGAACCTGCATGTCTTTAGAATGTGGGAGCCAACCCACGGAaacgcagggagaacatgcaaactacaaacaTACAGGATGGCCGCAGCGGAAATTCAAACCCGGAACCTGAGAAATGTGGGGTGAACGACCTACTAAACACTGGGCCTCCTCTATCGATAATCAATTTTTAACCTGTGGTTTTAAATTGCTTTTCTTCTGAGAAACGTTTTTTCATGAAGTGTCACTCTCATAAAGCCATTCTGTCTGGTAGCAACCGATTACAGTTAAAATAAGAGCACTATTTCAAACGGCATCCGATCCAACGTGTTCAAGTCCGTTTTTAGATTTTGGCTTTGTTTACTTAAGTAATGGTTGCCTCCTCAGTGTGCGGCATCCCTGATGACAAACTGGTAGAAGCTCACGGCAGTTTTGCCACCGCTTCCTGTCACCTGTGCTACACGCCGTACCCCTCAGAGGAAGCAAAGGTGTGTTTGAACCCCCATGAACACATTTCAATATCACGCAGGTTGCCCACTTTTGACATCGGCAATTGTCTCCTAGCGCGCCATCATGAGCGGCGACGTCCCCACGTGCACATTCTGCGCTGCCACGGTCAAGCCCGACGTGGTTTTTTTTGGCGAGGACCTTCCTCAGAAGTACTTCCTCCATACCAAAGACTTCCCCAAAGCTGACCTGCTGGTCATCATGGGGACGTCGCTACAGGTCGTCAGCAGCATCTGAGGAGCTCCCACCTTCCAACGTCACTTGAATTGTTAACAAATGGCATTTCAGATCGAGCCTTTTGCCAGCCTGGTGAACACAGTGCGCGCCACGGTGCCGCGTCTCCTCCTCAACCGGCACGCCGTGGGACCGTTCCAGAGGATCCCGTTGCGCAGGGGGGACCACGTGGAACTGGGCGACCTGGAAAACACGGTGCGGAAGTTTGCAGAGATGCTGGGCTGGAACGACAACATTGTGGACCTGATGAAGAGTCAAGAACAACAGGTTGGCTCTCAAACAGAAACTATACTAGGGGTGTCCAAAGTCCGTTCCCAGACCATTTTGCAGCATACTGTCCATTTTTTAGTGGCCTACAGCATAAACAAAGTACTAAAAAAGCCATATATGTAATAGATATGACAAAAACTATACTAAACAACTGAAAAGGGTagcaacatttttcttttaaaaatgccCTGGTGAATAAATTCAGTTTTAGGAGCAAACATGGTTTGCTCCATTTTCTGTTCAATGTCAATGTCCaatttgtgaacatatcacattatccatccatccattttctgtaccgcttatcctcactagggtcacgggcgtgctggagcctatcgcagctatcttcaggcgagagctggggtacaccctgaactggtcgccagccagttgcagggcacataaaaacaaccaaccattcgcactcacattcacacctacggtcaatttagtcttcaatcaacctaccaggcatgtttttgggatgtgggaggaaacccacacagtcacagggagaacatgcaaactctacacaggcggggccgggatttgaacctgggtcctcagaactgtgaggcagatgtgctaaccagttgcttATTACAGATGTTGTTTGGCTGCTGCTCAGAGCAGGACTACCCCAAAATCCTGGAAAAAACTTATCACCTTCTGCAGGAAGCTGTGATGTagcagtttttcaaaataactacTTAGTAATGGTATATAAATGCTTGGATTATTTTAAACATGCTTTACAAATTAAAGTTGAATGTCAAAGTTGCCCTTGCATCGTAAAATTTTTCTGTATGAGGCCTTTGTGGAAAAAATTGGACACCCCTAACGAGTTCTGAAGTGAAGGACCAACCGACCCAAACAAATCAATCCTCTCAGCAGTGTATCCCGACGGTCAGTGGCAG contains these protein-coding regions:
- the si:dkey-103i16.6 gene encoding NAD-dependent protein deacetylase sirtuin-3 isoform X2; protein product: MSRSKSNEDKRSTWPAVARLTRSCSSTGSKDSGPGQYRKQRKKQSHSALTQDLSQMSVSGQGGLTASEGKQLGQRQDGPSLAKSGGGLASVAHRMKMGRCKNIVVVAGAGISTASGIPDFRTPGTGLYANLEAYNIPYPEAIFNVDYFSNDPQPFFSLAKVLYPGSHRPNYIHFFIRMLHHKGLLLRVYTQNIDGLEKLCGIPDDKLVEAHGSFATASCHLCYTPYPSEEAKRAIMSGDVPTCTFCAATVKPDVVFFGEDLPQKYFLHTKDFPKADLLVIMGTSLQIEPFASLVNTVRATVPRLLLNRHAVGPFQRIPLRRGDHVELGDLENTVRKFAEMLGWNDNIVDLMKSQEQQCIPTVSGRSGTGGEESDSETDSKCSASSCLSN
- the si:dkey-103i16.6 gene encoding NAD-dependent protein deacetylase sirtuin-3 isoform X1, with the translated sequence MSRSKSNEDKRSTWPAVARLTRSCSSTGSKDSGPGQYRKQRKKQSHSALTQDLSQMSVSGQGGLTASEGKQLGQRQDGPSLAKSGGGLASVAHRMKMGRCKNIVVVAGAGISTASGIPDFRTPGTGLYANLEAYNIPYPEAIFNVDYFSNDPQPFFSLAKVLYPGSHRPNYIHFFIRMLHHKGLLLRVYTQNIDGLEKLCGIPDDKLVEAHGSFATASCHLCYTPYPSEEAKRAIMSGDVPTCTFCAATVKPDVVFFGEDLPQKYFLHTKDFPKADLLVIMGTSLQIEPFASLVNTVRATVPRLLLNRHAVGPFQRIPLRRGDHVELGDLENTVRKFAEMLGWNDNIVDLMKSQEQQQCIPTVSGRSGTGGEESDSETDSKCSASSCLSN
- the si:dkey-103i16.6 gene encoding NAD-dependent protein deacetylase sirtuin-3 isoform X3 encodes the protein MSRSKSNEDKRSTWPAVARLTRSCSSTGSKDSGPGQYRKQRKKQSHSALTQDLSQMSVSGQGGLTASEGKQLGQRQDGPSLAKSGGGLASVAHRMKMGRCKNIVVVAGAGISTASGIPDFRTPGTGLYANLEAYNIPYPEAIFNVDYFSNDPQPFFSLAKVLYPGSHRPNYIHFFIRMLHHKGLLLRVYTQNIDGLEKLCGIPDDKLVEAHGSFATASCHLCYTPYPSEEAKRAIMSGDVPTCTFCAATVKPDVVFFGEDLPQKYFLHTKDFPKADLLVIMGTSLQIEPFASLVNTVRATVPRLLLNRHAVGPFQRIPLRRGDHVELGDLENTVRKFAEMLGWNDNIVDLMKSQEQQGHGRAGAYRSYLQARAGVHPELVASQLQGT